In the genome of bacterium, one region contains:
- a CDS encoding ribonucleoside-diphosphate reductase subunit alpha: protein MQADTTATNTNVAGAVNAAAIKSSTAGKLREDFTVVKRNGTLVPFRKDRVATAIEAAYRATNRIPESAPLSQADYTIVQLVTNSVVEEVRAKAAEGASITVEGIQDIVEVKLMQAEQFDVARNYIIYRDDHKALRDDSPRNLKVLRRDGTTTVRFNPMKIASAIERAFRAHQKIEGQTPSEIIEAVNLLTNRVVARCTELSKAGTILHVEFIQDEVERTMMREGFYDVAKDFILYRAARAALREQTPEISIDTVIPEKIIEAPAVSAREFHARRSDGTTFVVTDGEIRRRIQYACKGLENLVSSENILEESIKNFYEGILSTEIDLANILAARSQIEKEPAYSYVASRLLLDVIYREAFGVEASNPELKKLHANYFKSYIAKAVELERLNPELKSFDLDKLADAMDLTRDLKFMYLGLQTLYDRYLIHQEDVRVETPQIFWMRVAMGLAVKEGKDKTERAIEFYNVLSQFHFMSSTPTLFNSGTLHSQLSSCYLSTVMDDLKHIFKCVSDDAQLSKWAGGLGNDWTNVRATGARIKGTNGRSQGVIPFLKVANDTAVAVNQGGKRKGAMCAYLESWHLDIEDFLELRKNTGDERRRTHDMNTANWIPDLFMKRVSQNGTWTLFSPSDVPDLHDLYGKAFEKRYTEYEQMVEAGKIKLYKRVEAVMLWRKMLSMLFETGHPWITFKDPSNIRSPQDHMGVVHSSNLCTEILLNTSAEETAVCNLGSVNLVEHIINGKLDRSRIAKTVKTAIRMLDNVVDINFYPTEEAERSNKRHRPVGMGIMGFQDALYMLGISYASPEAVRFADESMEVISYNAILASSELAKERGAYPSYQGSKWSKGMLPIDTLKLLVEERGAEFTDVDTSATLDWSPVRASIKEHGMRNSNTMAIAPTATISNITGVAASIEPAYKHLYTKSNLSGEFMVHNTYLVEELKKLNLWDADMVDDLKYFDGSIMEIERIPDELKRVYLTAFEIEPDWIIECGARRQKWIDMGQSLNLYSAETSGKKLHDMYMLAWRKGCKTTYYLRSMGATQIEKSTTDINRRGLQPRWMKNKSASSNIKIERDSEEAKAQGPKVCSILDPDCESCQ from the coding sequence ATGCAAGCAGATACTACAGCAACAAATACAAACGTAGCAGGAGCAGTCAACGCAGCAGCAATTAAAAGCAGCACAGCTGGGAAGCTCCGAGAGGATTTTACAGTCGTAAAGCGTAACGGCACACTTGTTCCCTTCCGCAAAGACCGCGTAGCCACAGCAATTGAAGCTGCCTACCGTGCAACAAATCGCATCCCTGAAAGCGCACCACTTTCGCAAGCCGACTATACGATCGTTCAACTTGTAACAAACTCCGTTGTCGAAGAAGTACGCGCCAAAGCCGCCGAAGGGGCGTCGATTACCGTTGAAGGTATTCAAGACATTGTTGAAGTCAAATTAATGCAAGCTGAGCAATTTGATGTAGCGCGTAACTACATTATCTATCGCGACGATCACAAAGCACTTCGCGACGATTCTCCAAGAAATCTCAAGGTTTTACGCCGCGATGGCACAACCACTGTGCGCTTTAACCCAATGAAGATTGCTTCCGCCATTGAACGCGCCTTCCGTGCACATCAAAAAATCGAAGGTCAAACGCCAAGTGAAATTATTGAAGCAGTCAATTTACTGACTAACCGAGTTGTTGCGCGCTGCACAGAACTTTCCAAAGCTGGCACAATTCTTCACGTCGAATTTATTCAAGACGAAGTTGAGCGCACCATGATGCGCGAAGGCTTCTATGATGTTGCTAAGGATTTCATTCTCTATCGTGCCGCCCGGGCAGCGCTGCGCGAACAAACACCAGAAATTAGCATTGATACTGTCATTCCAGAAAAAATTATCGAAGCTCCCGCAGTTAGCGCCCGTGAATTCCATGCCCGCCGCAGCGATGGCACTACCTTTGTTGTCACTGATGGGGAAATCCGACGTCGTATTCAATATGCCTGCAAAGGCTTGGAGAATTTAGTTTCTTCGGAAAATATTCTGGAAGAATCAATCAAGAATTTTTACGAAGGAATTTTAAGCACGGAAATTGATTTGGCTAATATCCTGGCGGCCCGCTCGCAAATCGAAAAAGAACCAGCTTATTCCTATGTGGCCTCACGCTTATTACTAGACGTTATCTATAGGGAAGCTTTCGGCGTTGAAGCTTCAAATCCTGAGCTTAAGAAACTACATGCTAATTACTTTAAATCTTATATCGCGAAAGCCGTAGAGCTGGAACGCTTAAATCCTGAACTTAAGAGTTTTGATTTAGATAAGTTGGCAGATGCGATGGATTTAACACGCGACTTAAAGTTTATGTATCTTGGACTACAGACTCTTTATGACCGTTACTTAATTCACCAAGAAGATGTGCGTGTAGAAACTCCACAGATTTTCTGGATGCGCGTAGCAATGGGACTTGCCGTCAAGGAAGGTAAAGACAAAACAGAGCGCGCGATTGAGTTTTACAATGTGCTTTCTCAATTTCACTTCATGTCAAGCACGCCAACACTTTTCAACTCTGGCACACTCCATTCGCAACTAAGCTCGTGCTACCTCTCCACGGTGATGGATGATTTAAAGCATATCTTTAAGTGCGTCTCTGATGATGCTCAACTTTCCAAATGGGCCGGCGGCTTAGGCAATGACTGGACGAATGTGCGTGCCACAGGTGCTCGTATTAAAGGCACCAATGGCCGTAGCCAAGGCGTTATTCCATTTCTCAAGGTCGCAAACGACACAGCTGTCGCTGTAAATCAGGGTGGCAAACGCAAAGGCGCAATGTGTGCTTATCTTGAGTCTTGGCACCTTGACATTGAAGACTTTTTAGAGCTTAGAAAAAATACTGGCGATGAACGTAGGCGTACACACGACATGAATACAGCCAACTGGATTCCAGACTTATTTATGAAGCGCGTCTCTCAAAATGGCACTTGGACACTATTTAGTCCGAGCGATGTGCCTGACCTACATGATCTTTACGGTAAAGCTTTCGAAAAGCGCTACACCGAATATGAGCAAATGGTCGAGGCAGGAAAAATCAAACTTTACAAACGCGTTGAAGCAGTGATGCTTTGGAGAAAGATGCTTTCGATGTTGTTTGAAACAGGTCATCCTTGGATTACTTTCAAAGATCCTTCAAACATTCGCTCCCCGCAAGATCATATGGGAGTGGTGCACAGCTCCAACCTCTGCACAGAAATTCTGCTTAATACTTCAGCTGAAGAAACTGCTGTATGTAACTTAGGTTCAGTTAACCTAGTTGAGCATATTATCAACGGCAAGTTAGACCGCAGCCGTATTGCAAAAACAGTAAAAACTGCAATTCGCATGTTGGATAACGTGGTGGATATTAACTTCTATCCAACTGAGGAAGCCGAGCGCTCTAATAAACGCCACCGCCCCGTCGGGATGGGCATCATGGGTTTCCAGGATGCGCTTTATATGCTGGGCATTAGCTATGCCAGCCCCGAAGCTGTGCGCTTTGCCGATGAAAGCATGGAAGTTATTTCTTATAACGCCATCCTTGCCTCCAGTGAATTAGCTAAGGAACGCGGAGCTTATCCAAGCTACCAAGGCTCAAAATGGAGTAAGGGCATGCTGCCAATTGATACACTTAAACTCTTAGTTGAAGAGCGCGGTGCAGAGTTTACTGATGTTGATACTTCTGCAACGCTGGATTGGTCACCTGTTAGAGCTTCAATCAAAGAACACGGCATGAGAAACAGTAACACTATGGCAATTGCGCCAACTGCTACTATTTCTAATATCACCGGAGTGGCTGCTTCAATTGAGCCGGCTTATAAGCATCTGTACACCAAGTCTAACCTCTCCGGAGAATTCATGGTGCACAATACTTACCTAGTCGAAGAGCTTAAAAAACTTAATCTCTGGGATGCGGATATGGTTGATGACCTTAAATATTTCGATGGCTCGATTATGGAAATCGAGCGCATTCCAGATGAGCTAAAGCGCGTCTATCTAACTGCTTTTGAAATTGAACCAGATTGGATTATTGAATGTGGCGCGCGTCGACAAAAATGGATCGACATGGGCCAAAGCTTAAATCTTTATAGCGCTGAAACAAGCGGTAAAAAGCTTCACGACATGTATATGTTAGCATGGCGCAAAGGCTGTAAAACCACTTATTACTTGCGCTCGATGGGAGCAACCCAAATCGAGAAGTCAACGACAGATATTAATCGTCGTGGGCTGCAGCCACGCTGGATGAAGAATAAATCCGCTTCGAGCAATATTAAAATTGAGCGTGATAGCGAGGAGGCCAAGGCTCAAGGGCCAAAAGTGTGCTCCATCTTAGACCCGGATTGCGAGAGTTGCCAGTAA
- the lpxI gene encoding UDP-2,3-diacylglucosamine diphosphatase LpxI (LpxI, functionally equivalent to LpxH, replaces it in LPS biosynthesis in a minority of bacteria.): MWPFTKVPKQASLQQKGASFDLENCSIPQGSTIGLIAGSGLFPFEFIKAAKHSGFNVVGVFHEDETSKNLEQELSAYTWIKLGQVGSLIDTFKRHGVKHAAMVGGINRVKLFGGVRLDARGALLMAKIRSTKDDRVMRGLADELLSEGIEVVPSMVFMQDSLVMRGALTARKFASFELEDVEIGQAALAAMSAQDIGQLVVVKDGVITAVEAVEGSDQAILRGGKLAGEGAIVVKFSKPTQDLRFDVPTIGLRTIETMIQAKCRGLAVEAGKCLVLEREQMVALANQHQIAIVGI; this comes from the coding sequence ATGTGGCCATTCACTAAAGTTCCCAAACAAGCTAGCCTACAACAAAAAGGTGCTAGTTTCGATCTAGAAAATTGCTCCATTCCTCAGGGTTCAACAATTGGACTAATCGCCGGGAGCGGGCTCTTCCCTTTTGAATTTATCAAGGCCGCTAAGCACTCTGGATTTAATGTCGTCGGCGTATTTCACGAAGATGAAACTTCAAAAAACCTCGAGCAAGAGCTTAGCGCATATACGTGGATCAAGCTAGGTCAGGTTGGTTCGCTGATTGATACCTTCAAACGTCATGGCGTGAAGCATGCGGCAATGGTCGGGGGCATTAACCGTGTAAAGCTTTTTGGAGGCGTGCGTTTAGATGCTCGCGGAGCACTGTTGATGGCGAAAATTCGAAGCACTAAGGATGACAGGGTCATGCGCGGGTTAGCCGACGAACTCTTAAGTGAAGGAATTGAGGTCGTGCCTTCAATGGTTTTCATGCAAGATTCGCTGGTGATGCGAGGGGCCCTGACGGCGCGTAAATTTGCAAGTTTTGAACTTGAGGATGTTGAAATTGGACAAGCTGCCTTGGCGGCAATGAGCGCGCAAGATATTGGACAGCTTGTAGTAGTGAAAGACGGCGTGATTACGGCAGTTGAAGCGGTTGAAGGGTCAGATCAGGCAATTTTACGTGGCGGGAAGCTAGCAGGTGAAGGTGCAATCGTTGTGAAATTTTCAAAACCTACTCAAGATTTGCGCTTTGATGTCCCAACAATTGGCCTACGTACAATTGAAACAATGATACAAGCTAAATGTCGCGGACTTGCCGTCGAAGCCGGAAAATGTTTGGTGCTGGAGCGCGAACAGATGGTGGCCTTAGCGAATCAGCATCAAATTGCAATCGTTGGAATTTGA
- a CDS encoding YIP1 family protein — translation MNEAFKPDTAYIISRARQVLLNPKEFWTTASSETETIDSVYKRYIIWLAIIGPVCSFLGMTFVGITIPFIGTWKMPFVSGFVGAIIRYAAALVMLFVSALVLSKLSPKHGGTENIQNSFRLVAYSGTAALLGGALGIIPSLGVLALLFGLYSIYTFYQGITPMTGVPEQNRMTYAALAVVCIVVIAIIFMYLSHLFVPTPPLPTFRG, via the coding sequence ATGAATGAAGCTTTCAAGCCCGACACTGCTTATATTATTTCTCGTGCGCGTCAGGTCCTACTAAACCCTAAAGAATTTTGGACAACTGCTAGCTCCGAAACCGAAACTATCGATTCGGTCTATAAACGCTATATTATCTGGTTGGCAATTATCGGACCAGTTTGTTCGTTCCTGGGTATGACATTTGTTGGAATTACAATTCCTTTTATCGGCACGTGGAAAATGCCTTTTGTTTCAGGATTTGTTGGCGCAATTATTCGTTATGCTGCCGCTTTGGTGATGCTCTTTGTGAGCGCATTAGTCTTAAGCAAACTAAGCCCAAAACATGGTGGAACAGAAAATATTCAAAATTCGTTTCGCCTTGTTGCCTATTCAGGAACAGCAGCGTTGCTTGGTGGCGCACTGGGTATTATCCCTTCACTGGGAGTACTTGCTCTACTCTTTGGACTTTACTCGATTTACACTTTCTACCAAGGCATTACCCCAATGACAGGCGTGCCTGAACAAAATCGTATGACCTACGCAGCACTTGCAGTTGTCTGCATCGTGGTAATTGCAATTATTTTCATGTATCTGTCGCATCTGTTTGTGCCGACACCTCCACTACCAACTTTTCGCGGATAA
- a CDS encoding Gfo/Idh/MocA family oxidoreductase: MQAKKLNFAIIGTGSIASNGHAPALIETEKAQLWSVLSRNQERAQEFARKFKAQSATPAYSSLVELLADRDLDAVIIATPDKLHAETAVAAMRAGKHVLLEKPLATDREGVDLILESYAQSKVKLGLCYRLRWHAGHRLVKEAVQRGDFGEIRHVRSLWAWRQADATNWRASTEVGKWWSLAAVGTHLIDLARWMLLPEHGEITNLESVIANQVWQGPHDETALLTFKFASGATAEVCSSVLFDAPSRLEIYGSSGWVVCEDTFHRDGKGKIWTNRGGLSFPVTNPFLGLIDNFVDAVRTDNSPEVDVFEGAANAKLLLRVAA, translated from the coding sequence ATGCAAGCGAAGAAATTAAATTTTGCGATCATTGGCACAGGTAGTATTGCTTCTAACGGACATGCTCCGGCACTAATCGAAACAGAAAAAGCTCAGTTATGGAGCGTTTTGAGCAGAAATCAAGAGCGTGCCCAAGAATTTGCTCGGAAATTTAAAGCCCAATCTGCTACCCCGGCATATTCATCGTTAGTAGAATTGTTAGCGGATCGTGACCTTGATGCCGTGATTATCGCAACTCCTGACAAGCTCCATGCCGAGACGGCAGTTGCAGCAATGCGCGCAGGAAAACATGTGCTCTTGGAAAAACCTCTCGCTACCGATCGTGAAGGGGTTGATCTGATTTTAGAAAGCTATGCTCAATCAAAAGTAAAACTCGGACTTTGTTATCGGCTACGCTGGCATGCCGGACATCGCTTGGTGAAGGAAGCTGTGCAACGCGGAGACTTTGGTGAAATCCGCCATGTCCGCTCGCTTTGGGCTTGGCGCCAAGCAGATGCTACAAACTGGCGAGCTTCAACCGAAGTCGGGAAGTGGTGGAGTCTTGCTGCTGTGGGAACACACTTAATCGATCTTGCTAGATGGATGCTATTGCCTGAGCATGGAGAAATTACCAATTTAGAAAGCGTGATTGCCAATCAAGTTTGGCAAGGCCCGCACGATGAAACGGCACTGCTCACTTTTAAATTCGCAAGCGGGGCGACAGCTGAAGTTTGCAGCTCTGTGCTATTTGATGCACCAAGTCGTTTAGAAATATATGGTTCTAGCGGGTGGGTCGTGTGCGAAGATACTTTTCATCGAGATGGAAAGGGTAAAATTTGGACCAATCGCGGCGGCTTATCCTTTCCCGTTACAAATCCTTTCCTTGGCTTAATTGATAATTTTGTTGATGCCGTGAGAACTGACAATAGCCCAGAAGTTGATGTTTTTGAGGGTGCAGCCAATGCGAAATTGTTGCTACGTGTAGCGGCATAA
- a CDS encoding Dna2/Cas4 domain-containing protein yields the protein MKLPQTLVIVLLIVIVIALIQRRKSGFGFGKTISHDDLTLKSKHYGLIGKPDRIVEYRGKYIPEEKKTAFRFQDSFRAQMGVYFILIEDHFGIRPPYGYIVLGNGKRVCVKNTAELRELVLASAEQIRELRHQSNSPLEPIGVNSKQCLRCGQRENCTVRLA from the coding sequence ATGAAACTCCCGCAAACTCTGGTCATAGTTTTATTAATCGTGATTGTCATCGCACTGATCCAGCGTCGCAAATCTGGCTTCGGTTTTGGCAAGACAATTAGTCACGATGATCTGACGCTTAAGTCTAAACACTATGGATTAATCGGCAAACCTGACAGAATTGTTGAATATCGTGGTAAATATATCCCTGAAGAGAAGAAAACGGCTTTCCGTTTTCAAGACTCCTTTCGCGCCCAGATGGGAGTTTATTTTATCCTAATCGAGGATCATTTCGGCATCAGACCACCTTACGGATACATTGTACTCGGCAATGGCAAGCGTGTCTGCGTTAAGAACACAGCAGAACTTAGAGAACTAGTCTTAGCAAGCGCTGAGCAAATCCGCGAACTAAGGCATCAGTCAAATTCTCCGCTTGAGCCTATTGGCGTGAATTCTAAGCAGTGCCTACGCTGCGGGCAGCGCGAGAATTGCACAGTGCGACTCGCTTAG
- the fabZ gene encoding 3-hydroxyacyl-ACP dehydratase FabZ gives MKLPLRTVDIEKLVPHRYPFLLVDAVTEFVDNERIIGYKNCSANEAFFQGHFPGFPIMPGVLILEALAQLGAIYTRLTANSLPPEKIIVFSGCENVRFKKPVFPGDKLVLDLSECRRKFGHWKMTAKATVNGEVAVEATIMAAEVVPTEIKP, from the coding sequence ATGAAACTTCCACTACGTACGGTCGATATTGAGAAGCTCGTTCCGCATCGCTACCCATTTTTGCTAGTCGATGCTGTGACTGAGTTTGTCGATAATGAAAGAATTATTGGTTATAAAAATTGCTCCGCAAACGAAGCTTTTTTTCAAGGGCATTTCCCCGGGTTTCCAATTATGCCTGGCGTTTTAATACTTGAAGCTTTAGCTCAGTTAGGGGCAATTTATACACGGTTAACGGCGAACTCTTTACCACCGGAAAAGATTATTGTTTTTTCTGGCTGTGAGAATGTGCGCTTCAAGAAGCCAGTTTTTCCAGGTGATAAACTTGTACTTGATTTGAGTGAGTGTCGACGCAAGTTTGGTCATTGGAAAATGACAGCAAAAGCTACAGTTAACGGCGAAGTGGCTGTTGAGGCAACAATTATGGCTGCAGAAGTAGTGCCAACGGAAATCAAGCCCTAA
- a CDS encoding OmpH family outer membrane protein, with protein sequence MKSRKILTVFIITCLFAGQALAETKFAYVDLQRAMSASAQGTKAQKEYEEQVKREQAKIDAKKQSFEAMQSELEKQRASLSDKARAEKQDKLIALEKDIKRDFTDSQDMLRRKNSQLVGEMLKKVKVIVEQVGKDKGYTMVFEKSASSLIYADTTLDITDDVIKVLDSGK encoded by the coding sequence ATGAAGTCTCGTAAGATTTTGACCGTATTTATTATTACTTGTCTTTTTGCTGGTCAGGCACTGGCTGAGACTAAATTTGCATATGTTGACCTACAACGTGCGATGAGCGCTTCAGCGCAAGGCACAAAGGCTCAGAAAGAGTATGAAGAGCAAGTCAAGCGTGAGCAGGCAAAAATTGATGCAAAGAAGCAATCCTTTGAAGCCATGCAGTCTGAGCTTGAAAAGCAACGCGCAAGTTTAAGTGATAAAGCACGTGCAGAAAAGCAAGATAAACTGATTGCCTTAGAAAAAGACATTAAGCGCGATTTTACTGATTCTCAAGACATGTTGCGCCGAAAAAATTCTCAGCTTGTTGGTGAAATGCTCAAGAAAGTCAAAGTCATAGTTGAGCAAGTTGGAAAAGATAAAGGCTATACAATGGTTTTTGAAAAGAGCGCTTCGTCGCTAATCTACGCTGACACGACGCTTGATATTACTGATGATGTGATCAAGGTGTTAGATTCAGGTAAATAA
- a CDS encoding ribonucleotide-diphosphate reductase subunit beta produces the protein MLTFDDETPTKTTTESTPEEITGGRNKRVQVQDKRLINCNAVDVNQLMPLKYKWAWEHYLNGCANNWLPTEVPMGKDIELWKSSGLSADEKTLVMRNLGFFSTAESLVGNNIILAIFKHVTNPECRQYLLRQAFEEAVHTHTFHYIVESLSLDQGEVFNMYNEVNTINAKDQFEMKLTQAVLDSSFSTESFEGAQKFLENLIGYYIIMEGIFFYSGFVMILSLHRQNKMTGIGEQFQYILRDETIHLNFGIDLINGIKEENPEIWTPAFQGHILNLINEAVDLEYKYAADCLPRGILGLTAPMFKDYVGYIADRRLERIGLKAQYGSKNPFPWMSETIDLQKEKNFFETRVTEYQGASSLQW, from the coding sequence ATGTTAACATTTGATGACGAAACACCAACCAAAACAACAACCGAAAGCACGCCAGAAGAAATCACAGGTGGTCGTAACAAGCGCGTTCAAGTTCAAGATAAGCGCTTGATCAATTGTAACGCCGTAGATGTAAACCAACTCATGCCACTTAAGTACAAGTGGGCTTGGGAACATTATCTAAATGGCTGTGCCAATAACTGGCTGCCTACCGAAGTTCCAATGGGCAAAGACATTGAGCTATGGAAATCAAGCGGGCTTTCGGCTGATGAGAAAACCTTGGTGATGCGTAACTTGGGGTTTTTTAGCACTGCTGAAAGTTTAGTTGGAAATAATATTATTCTGGCAATTTTTAAGCACGTCACTAATCCTGAATGCCGTCAATATTTATTACGCCAGGCTTTTGAAGAAGCAGTCCATACGCATACCTTTCACTACATCGTTGAATCGCTGTCCTTAGATCAAGGTGAAGTATTTAATATGTATAACGAGGTCAATACGATTAATGCCAAAGACCAGTTCGAGATGAAGCTAACTCAGGCTGTGCTTGACTCAAGCTTCTCCACCGAAAGTTTTGAAGGCGCACAAAAGTTTCTAGAAAACTTGATTGGCTATTACATCATTATGGAAGGAATTTTCTTCTATAGTGGTTTTGTGATGATTCTTTCGTTACATCGCCAAAATAAAATGACTGGTATTGGAGAGCAATTCCAATATATTCTACGCGATGAGACGATTCATCTAAATTTCGGCATTGATTTGATCAATGGCATTAAAGAAGAGAATCCAGAAATCTGGACACCAGCATTCCAAGGCCATATTCTCAACCTCATCAACGAGGCAGTTGATCTTGAATATAAATATGCAGCAGATTGCTTGCCGCGAGGGATTCTCGGCCTAACAGCGCCAATGTTTAAAGACTATGTCGGCTATATTGCAGACCGTCGCTTAGAGCGAATTGGTCTTAAAGCTCAGTATGGCTCTAAAAATCCATTCCCTTGGATGTCTGAAACAATTGACTTGCAAAAGGAAAAGAATTTCTTTGAAACGCGGGTCACTGAATACCAAGGGGCATCGTCCCTGCAGTGGTAG
- a CDS encoding acyl-CoA thioesterase — MTTQAVRIPKIRIVCLPKDTNALGSIFGGVILSYLDMAAGEEARSIAPHRYVTKLVRDVEFIAPVFVGDSVSFYTETLKLGRTSVTVKVLVEVERGIGKRETIKVTEAEVVMVAIDAQGNPIPIN, encoded by the coding sequence ATGACTACCCAAGCTGTTCGCATTCCGAAAATTCGTATTGTTTGTCTTCCTAAAGATACTAATGCCTTGGGGTCAATCTTTGGTGGTGTGATTTTAAGCTATCTTGATATGGCTGCCGGGGAAGAGGCGCGTAGTATTGCCCCACATCGTTATGTCACGAAGCTTGTTAGGGATGTTGAATTTATTGCGCCGGTTTTCGTTGGAGACTCAGTAAGCTTTTATACAGAAACTCTTAAGCTTGGCCGCACGTCGGTTACAGTGAAAGTTCTGGTTGAAGTCGAGCGCGGTATCGGTAAGCGAGAGACGATTAAAGTTACCGAGGCCGAGGTCGTGATGGTGGCGATTGATGCCCAAGGAAATCCGATACCGATAAACTAA
- the lpxA gene encoding acyl-ACP--UDP-N-acetylglucosamine O-acyltransferase: MTTIHPTAIVDKNAELDSGVVVGPYSIIGPNVKIGKNTNVLSHVVIDGHVTLGAENEIFPFASVGGKPQDLKYKGEPTTLVIGARNSIRQSVVLHPGTVTGTSTTTIGDDNLFMVGAHVAHDCRVGNGNVFANQATLAGHVTIGNRVILGGLVAIHQFARIGDFALLGGGAMAAQDIPPYCIAQGDRAKLRGVNVIGLRRSGQSDDAIKAMRRAYHAIVLGTGPIKERIASVLQADTEHAIVKHFIEFYQTSTRGVARGGLSDDSAD; this comes from the coding sequence GTGACCACGATTCACCCCACAGCCATTGTTGATAAAAATGCAGAGCTCGATTCTGGCGTGGTTGTCGGCCCCTATTCGATCATCGGGCCAAATGTAAAGATCGGGAAAAATACTAACGTTCTCTCGCATGTGGTGATTGACGGGCATGTTACGCTTGGCGCAGAGAATGAAATTTTCCCGTTTGCGTCTGTGGGAGGAAAGCCACAAGATCTAAAATATAAAGGTGAACCAACAACGCTTGTGATTGGTGCACGAAATAGTATCCGTCAAAGTGTCGTGCTGCATCCCGGGACAGTTACCGGCACCTCAACTACGACTATCGGCGACGATAATCTTTTTATGGTTGGCGCTCACGTTGCTCACGATTGTCGCGTGGGAAATGGTAATGTTTTTGCAAACCAAGCAACTCTGGCTGGGCATGTTACAATTGGCAATCGCGTGATCCTCGGCGGACTTGTTGCGATTCATCAGTTTGCCCGCATTGGAGATTTTGCTTTACTCGGTGGTGGGGCGATGGCAGCGCAAGACATTCCGCCCTATTGTATCGCGCAAGGAGATCGCGCCAAGCTACGTGGGGTCAATGTAATTGGCTTACGGCGCTCGGGGCAGAGTGACGATGCGATTAAAGCAATGCGCAGAGCTTATCATGCAATTGTGCTCGGTACTGGACCAATTAAAGAGCGCATTGCCAGTGTACTGCAAGCTGATACTGAGCATGCAATCGTTAAGCATTTCATTGAATTTTATCAAACTTCAACTCGAGGAGTTGCGCGTGGTGGACTAAGTGACGACAGCGCAGACTAA
- a CDS encoding methyltransferase domain-containing protein: MKKDTIFQDQHSPAQFSFDAKVASAFDDMAARSIPGYFETENIAAALALKHVPANGRIYDLGCSTGTTIARILDGANPSACFQIVGLDASRPMIEVAQQKLSLIPTPKNVEIVLAAGDLAEFAFQACDVAVMNYTLQFVDPALRLDILKKLRASLSRSGIFVFSEKEAFDSPEQQEFFDDLYYGFKLRNGYTQGEIDRKRQALAGVLRPLTAQANQDLLKSAGFSRIERVQQNYQFVTYLAFPE, encoded by the coding sequence ATGAAAAAAGATACAATTTTTCAAGATCAGCACTCTCCAGCCCAGTTTTCTTTTGATGCTAAGGTTGCTAGCGCTTTTGATGATATGGCAGCGCGCTCCATCCCAGGCTACTTTGAAACTGAGAATATCGCTGCAGCTCTGGCCCTCAAGCATGTACCAGCTAACGGGCGCATCTATGACTTAGGCTGCTCAACGGGAACTACAATTGCAAGAATTCTTGACGGTGCAAATCCATCTGCATGCTTCCAAATTGTCGGTCTTGACGCTAGCCGCCCGATGATTGAAGTTGCTCAGCAGAAATTGAGTTTAATCCCCACTCCTAAAAATGTTGAAATTGTTTTAGCAGCAGGTGACTTGGCTGAATTTGCGTTTCAAGCCTGTGATGTCGCCGTGATGAATTATACACTCCAGTTTGTCGATCCGGCATTGCGGCTCGACATTCTCAAAAAGTTAAGAGCAAGCCTGTCTAGATCAGGCATTTTTGTTTTTTCAGAAAAAGAAGCCTTTGATAGTCCAGAGCAACAAGAATTTTTTGATGATTTGTACTATGGATTTAAGCTCCGAAACGGTTATACGCAGGGGGAAATTGACCGTAAACGACAAGCCTTAGCAGGAGTGCTCCGTCCGCTGACTGCACAAGCTAATCAAGACTTGCTTAAATCAGCTGGCTTTTCGCGAATTGAGCGTGTGCAGCAAAATTACCAATTTGTTACATATTTAGCCTTTCCTGAGTGA